A window of the Haloarcula rubripromontorii genome harbors these coding sequences:
- a CDS encoding VIT1/CCC1 transporter family protein, giving the protein MASIRQFFRRLLGKEDVLAISRRYFISNGFDGTLTSIGIIVGAVLSGVPDGYTVIKIGLGAAVGLGTSAVWSVWEIERAETRAEIRRIEQAMLTDLDDTRVQRNQRGARFVHAIMSGLGPLVGILIPLTPFLVAGTVVTMAEAALIAVGLGVGVLGAFGAYMGSISGQQWYVAAARMGLAGVVVAVLNLFLPG; this is encoded by the coding sequence GTGGCGTCCATTCGACAATTCTTCAGGCGACTGCTCGGAAAGGAAGACGTTCTTGCTATCTCCCGTCGGTACTTCATTTCGAACGGCTTTGACGGGACGCTCACGAGCATTGGCATCATCGTCGGCGCTGTCCTCTCTGGGGTCCCTGATGGATACACTGTGATCAAAATCGGACTGGGCGCGGCAGTTGGACTCGGGACCTCTGCGGTCTGGAGCGTGTGGGAAATCGAACGTGCCGAAACCCGGGCCGAAATCAGACGTATCGAGCAAGCGATGCTCACGGATCTTGATGATACCCGCGTGCAGCGGAACCAGCGCGGTGCCCGATTCGTCCATGCCATTATGAGCGGCCTCGGCCCCCTTGTCGGGATTCTGATTCCGCTGACTCCGTTCCTTGTCGCAGGAACTGTCGTCACAATGGCAGAGGCGGCACTCATTGCGGTTGGCCTCGGTGTCGGTGTCTTGGGTGCGTTCGGAGCCTACATGGGTTCGATTTCGGGCCAGCAGTGGTACGTTGCCGCCGCGCGAATGGGCCTCGCCGGCGTAGTCGTGGCCGTTCTCAATCTCTTTCTCCCCGGATGA
- a CDS encoding DoxX family protein yields the protein MRVGLRQFKRPLRYVMAILYIVAGILHFVVPELYVQIVPPVLPAPLALVYLSGVAEIGVGAGLLVPRTRAYAAWATIALLVAIFPANVYMAVSMVTIDGTGGGQPSALVRWARLPLQGVLILWAYWYTD from the coding sequence ATGCGTGTAGGCTTGCGGCAGTTCAAACGGCCGTTGCGCTACGTGATGGCGATCCTGTATATTGTTGCTGGGATACTGCATTTCGTCGTCCCAGAACTATACGTCCAGATCGTGCCGCCGGTCTTGCCAGCGCCGCTTGCGCTGGTGTATCTGTCCGGCGTCGCTGAGATCGGTGTCGGGGCTGGCCTGCTGGTACCACGGACGCGCGCATACGCTGCATGGGCGACAATCGCATTGCTCGTCGCGATCTTCCCTGCAAACGTCTACATGGCGGTCTCTATGGTCACTATCGACGGCACTGGCGGCGGCCAGCCGTCTGCACTGGTCCGCTGGGCACGGTTACCGCTTCAGGGCGTGTTGATTCTCTGGGCGTACTGGTACACCGACTGA